The window GCCGCAGGATAAATGGGAAGATGATAAGCGGGCTGGACTTTATTTTCCAATGTACCAAGGGCAGCTTCCCACTGAATCGGTGAATGTTATCGGGGCGGGAGGGATCTCTTCCACGGTAGAGGATATGGTGCGATTCTCACAATTATTTATGGGACAGGGAAAAGGGATCCTCTCTAATCAGGCAGTCAAAGCGATGGAGCAAGAGGAATATAAAAAAGGAATGTGGCCGGGGGATGAAGATAACATTTTCAAATATGGTCTTGGTTGGGATAGTGTGAAACTATATCCATTCAGTGAATATGGAATAAAGGGCTTGGCTAAGGGCGGAGATACGTTTTTACAACATGCTTCACTGGTCGTGCTTCCGGAACAGAAGATGGCAGCGGCTGTCTTGTCATCTGGCGGCAGCAGCTCTACAAATCAATTGCTGGCAACTGAATTGCTACTTGCCGCACTCAAAGAGAAGGGCACAATTAAGGATATCAAGCCGAACAGATCCTTTGACAAGCCGGTCAAGGCCAAGATGCCTCGAGACGTAGCGAAGAAAGCGGGTTTTTACGGTAATAGTTCAAGTCAGTTCAAAATAGAAATTACGAAGAATGGAGAACTGTTCTTATCATCTAATCCAGAAGAAAAATATGTATATACTGCGAATGGAAGCTTTATTAATGAGACAGGTACCTCCAAACTCAACTTTGTCACAGAGAAGAATAGACGAACATATTTGAGGGAGAGCACATTTATATCGATGCCTGGCTTAGGGCAAGTAGCGATGAATCACTATGGAGCAGAGAAACTAGAAGACAACGTACTATCGAAGGAAACCACTGCCGCATGGGCAAAGCGGGAAGGCGTCAAGTTCTATCTTGTTAACGAGAAATATAGTTCTGCTCAATATCTCGTACCAATGTTACTTACAACACAAATTAATCGCAATGATGGTCTAGAGGGCTATTGGAACGGCAGAAAAATTACCGGCCCAAACACGGTTGCGCATCAGCTCCAGATCCCCGGGTTGGCAGGCCGTGATACGACGGAATCTCGTTTCTATACAGAAGGCGGCGATGAATATTTGGAGATGTCCGGATCTTTATACGTAAGTGAATCCAACGTAAAACCGCTTGATACAAGCCAATCATCCAAAGTTACACTACAAGCAAATGGTCATGCGAGATGGTTTACGATCCCGCAATCGGTAGCGGGGAAAATGATGACCGTTGAGTTACCATCGAATAGTTCGTTTGCGGTGTATGATGAGAAGGGATTATGTATTAATTTTACCGTTGTAAGCGGCAATAACAAAGTAAAACTGCCGAAGAACGGAACGGTTGTATTTGCTGGTGCGCCGAATTCGGAATTTGCAATCAAGTTGAACTAACTACAATTTAAGATGTACTTCAACAAAACCAGTATGACACCGAAAAGGTGTTTTGCTGGTTTTGTTTGTATTTACGCATTCTCTTTACGAAGGGGCTTACTGAACTCTTATCATTTCCCCATAAACAATCATGGTAATAATCTGTTAATGGTGTTTGTCTTAAAATACTAAAAGCTTTATGACAATAGCTGAAAGCATAAATTAAAGTGAAAGGGAATGAAATTGTTCCCTTTTTACTTTAGAACTTCTTAAACTAATGGTGTTTACTTGAAGATCATTGAGTTGCATAGGCAGCTCTTTATTGAACTAACGGAGCAGGATAGTTGAAGAAGGATTTATAGATGTAATTGAAGAAGTATCTGTCAATATACGTAATTTATTTATATACTGATTTTTTAAGGGAGAAATTAAAGTGAGGGAATTAAACAAACATTTCGCAATAAAATTTGGTGAGATGGTGGATTCACGTTTAATATGGTACAAACATTATTTTAAGTTTTGTGATGAGATAATTGAACATATGGAGAATCCTCCATATTGGATAATAGAACTTGCAACAACTAAATATATTCCAGAGGCTACAAAAGTTATTAACGAATATGCTTATTCAGAACCTTTTGAGGAAATACCATCTGAAATATGTGATTTTTTCATTGCTTGTTTATATTTAAGATATAACAGGAGAGAAATCTCCTGGGCAACATTTTTACAAGAAGCTGGTGAATATGCTGATGGTACCCAGGCAGTAAAGTGTGATTGTGAATGGTTTTTCGAACTGCTTAATGTTTATGAGGATAGTGAGTTTTCAAAAGGATTAGAGAAAAACCAGATCAAAAAAGTAAGGGAAATATTCCAAGATAATATTACAGAAGCCCAGGAATTATATAGACCATTTCAACATTATTTTCAAGAATTTTTAACTCAAAATAATAAAAATAAATAACCCCTTGAATATCATTTTGTTAAAAGATTGTGAAGAATTGTACTTAAAGTAACGGGGTGCTTTAATTGAATATTCGCATCCCGAAGTAACCAAACTTTTTTATAAAAAAACCAAACTAGATAAATAAAGAACCAACTGTTTTGATCAAACTTTGTTTCAAAACAGTTGGTTTCTTTCTGTATAAAAACAGCGTTCGCAACTTACTTTTAATCGAACTTTATTAAAAAACTACAAGTTGTGTGGCTTTGTAATAAAGATTGATAATTTGTAATATAGTTTGATAAAAATCACCTCTTTAGTTATTCTTTGAGATGTTTTATTTATTGGACACGTATGTTGAATTTGATTTTTATCTTGTGAAGAATTGTACTTACACTAACGGAGCAGTTTTGTTGAAGAA of the Lysinibacillus fusiformis genome contains:
- a CDS encoding serine hydrolase domain-containing protein, coding for MKNKLSGVLAATLALTMSLSTGAMAFSSSQTTVVASQEVASQELKKIAAEKAALLTKSYETNSVQYALIDNGQIILSGQAGKNDMKGKQPLTKDTLYGIGSVSKMYATAAVMKLVDVGKVDLDAPVVHYVPDFKMKDERYKSITPRMLLNHSSGLQGTEYRNAFLFKDNDTYAHDNLLQRLSNQHLKADPGAFSVYCNDGFTLAEILVERVSGLSFTEFLHKQFTEPLKLNHTKTPQDKWEDDKRAGLYFPMYQGQLPTESVNVIGAGGISSTVEDMVRFSQLFMGQGKGILSNQAVKAMEQEEYKKGMWPGDEDNIFKYGLGWDSVKLYPFSEYGIKGLAKGGDTFLQHASLVVLPEQKMAAAVLSSGGSSSTNQLLATELLLAALKEKGTIKDIKPNRSFDKPVKAKMPRDVAKKAGFYGNSSSQFKIEITKNGELFLSSNPEEKYVYTANGSFINETGTSKLNFVTEKNRRTYLRESTFISMPGLGQVAMNHYGAEKLEDNVLSKETTAAWAKREGVKFYLVNEKYSSAQYLVPMLLTTQINRNDGLEGYWNGRKITGPNTVAHQLQIPGLAGRDTTESRFYTEGGDEYLEMSGSLYVSESNVKPLDTSQSSKVTLQANGHARWFTIPQSVAGKMMTVELPSNSSFAVYDEKGLCINFTVVSGNNKVKLPKNGTVVFAGAPNSEFAIKLN